A stretch of the Paenibacillus dendritiformis genome encodes the following:
- a CDS encoding DinB family protein, producing MNEKSKLLDQFGAWNRFVLQLANQEWHTPIDEGKWTIHDIVSHIMMWDKYFYEEAIYPIANGKPVTVSDLDFDAFNREAVDYGKTLAKEDLIALTTRCRNLLLETIARFDDDTFSREYAEGKFTVRTYLEDFIWHDRHHMAQIEEYRRKSGND from the coding sequence ATGAACGAAAAATCTAAGCTGCTCGATCAATTCGGAGCATGGAACCGTTTTGTGCTTCAACTTGCAAATCAGGAATGGCACACGCCCATTGATGAAGGCAAATGGACGATCCATGATATTGTCAGCCATATAATGATGTGGGACAAATACTTCTATGAGGAGGCCATCTATCCTATCGCTAATGGCAAGCCAGTGACGGTGAGCGATCTTGATTTTGATGCGTTTAATCGAGAGGCCGTCGACTATGGAAAAACGCTAGCCAAGGAAGACTTGATCGCCTTGACAACGCGTTGCCGCAATCTGTTGCTGGAGACGATAGCGCGGTTCGATGACGATACGTTCTCGCGTGAATATGCGGAAGGAAAATTTACGGTCAGGACCTATTTGGAGGATTTTATCTGGCATGATCGGCATCATATG